The Streptococcus sp. DTU_2020_1001019_1_SI_AUS_MUR_006 sequence CCTTATGTGGTCAACATTGATACAGCCAACCGTGCAAATCCAGTTGATGGTAAGATCATCATGAGTAACTTGTGTTCTGAGATTCTTCAAGTCCAAGAACCAAGTCTTATCAACGATGCTCAAGAATTCCTTAAAATGGGGACTGATGTCTCATGTAACCTTGGTTCAACAAACGTAGTCAACATGATGACGTCACCTGACTTTGGTCGTTCTATCCGTGCTATGGTTCGTGCCCTTACTTTCGTAACAGATAGTTCACACATCGTTGCTGTACCGACTATCGACCACGGAAATAGTCAAGCTCATACCTTTGGTCTTGGTGCCATGGGACTTCACAGCTACCTTGCCCAACAATTGATTGAATACGGATCACCTGAGTCAATTGAATTTACAAGCATCTACTTCATGCTTATGAACTACTGGACCTTGGTTGAGTCAAACAATATCGCCCGCGAACGTGGTATCACCTTCCACAACTTTGAAAAATCAGACTACGCTAACGGAAGCTACTTTGACAAGTATGTGACAGGCGAGTTTGTTCCAAAATCAGACCGTGTTAAAGAACTCTTCAAAGATATCTTTATTCCTACTGCTGCTGACTGGGCTGAACTTCGTGATAAAGTTAAAGCAGATGGACTTTACCACCAAAACCGCCTTGCTGTAGCGCCAAATGGTTCTATCAGCTATATCAACGATGTATCTGCTTCTATCCACCCGATCACGCAACGTATCGAAGAACGCCAAGAGAAGAAAATCGGTAAGATTTACTATCCTGCTGCTGGTTTGTCAACAGAAACAATCCCTTACTACACTTCTGCTTATGACATGGATATGCGTAAGGTCATTGATGTTTATGCTGCTGCGACTGAGCACGTGGACCAAGGACTTTCACTCACACTCTTTATGCGTAGTGATATTCCAACAGGCCTTTACGAATGGAAGAAAGAAAACAAACAAACGACACGTGACTTGTCTATCCTTCGTAACTATGCCTTCAACAAAGGTATCAAGTCTATCTACTACGTCCGTACCTTTACAGATGATGGTGGAGAAGTCGGTGCTAACCAATGCGAGAGCTGTGTGATTTAATTCAACTCTCAAAAAAATTACATTTACTTAATCCATTAAACGAAACGTATTTTGCTGATAGAATCATGTAAGAACATAAAAGTCGGGCTACCGACTTTTTGTTCGATTATAGCATAGAATTATGATAAAATAAGAATGATTATGTTATCGCATTACTACACACAGAAAGAGATTTCAAATGAAAACTTACTACAAAGCCATTAACTGGAATGCCATCGAAGATGTCATTGACAAATCAACCTGGGAAAAGCTGACTGAGCAGTTCTGGCTTGATACGCGTATCCCTTTGTCAAATGACCTAGACGACTGGAGAAAGCTTTCTAATAAGGAAAAAGACCTTGTTGGTAAAGTTTTTGGAGGTTTGACCCTTCTTGATACCATGCAATCAGAAACTGGTGTTCAAGCCCTTCGTGCTGATATTCGTACGCCTCACGAGGAAGCTGTTTTTAACAATATCCAATTTATGGAATCTGTTCATGCTAAGTCATACTCTTCTATCTTCTCAACCTTAAATACCAAGTCTGAAATTGAAGAAATTTTTGAATGGACTAATACCAATCCATATCTTCAGAAAAAAGCTGAAATTATCAATGAAATCTACCTAAACGGAACTCCTCTTGAAAAGAAAGTAGCGAGTGTCTTCCTTGAAACCTTCCTTTTCTACTCTGGTTTCTTCACACCACTCTACTATCTTGGAAACAACAAGTTGGCCAACGTGGCAGAAATTATCAAATTGATTATTCGTGATGAATCAGTTCATGGAACCTACATCGGCTACAAATTCCAACTTGGTTTCAACGAATTACCTGAAGATGAGCAAGAAAAACTCAAAGAATGGATGTACGACCTTCTCTATACTCTTTATGAGAATGAAGAAGGCTACACAGAGAGCCTCTATGACGAAGTCGGATGGACTGAAGAGGTTAAAACCTTCCTTCGCTACAATGCTAATAAGGCTCTTATGAACTTGGGGCAAGATCCTCTCTTCCCTGATTCAGCTGACGATGTCAACCCTATCGTTATGAACGGGATTTCAACTGGTACATCCAACCACGACTTCTTCTCTCAAGTTGGTAATGGCTATCTACTTGGTGAAGTTGAAGCTATGCAGGATGATGACTATAACTATGGACTAAATTAATACCTAACCTAAAAAAACATCTAAGTTTAATTTGTACTGATCCCAAAAAGTTAGACAATTAATTTAAGCAAAGGATTTAGTTCTGTATTGTACAGGACTAAGTCCTTTTAGTTTTACCTTAATTCGTTTGTTGTTGTAGTAATCAATATAGTCTACAATAGCTTGTTCCAAGTGCTCAAGTGACTGAAACGTATTCTCATAACCATAAAACATTTCAGTCTTAAGAATGCCAAAGAAAGATTCCATCATACCGTTATCTGGGCTATTCCCCTTACGTGACATAGATGGTTGGATTCCCTTATTCTTTAAAAAATGATGATAAAAATCGTGTTGGTATTGCCATCCTTGGTCACTATGGAGAATCGTATTCTCATAGTACTTCTCTGTGAAGGCCTGGTTTAACATAGCTTCCACTTGTTCTAAGTTTGGTGAAGTTGAAAGATTATAGGCGATAATTTCGCTATTAAAGCCATCTAAAACTGGTGATAAGTAGAGTTTTTGACTGCTTGCTGGAATGGCAAATTCTGTCACATCTGTGTAGCACTTTTCCATTGGTTTGGCGGCTTCAAATTGGCGTTGAATAAGGTTATCTGCTTTCTTACCAACGTCTCCTTTATGAGAAGAATATTTTCGTTTCTGTCGCATTTTAGCTTGTAAATTGAGTACTTTCATCAAGCGTTGAACTCTTTTATGATTTACCAGATAACCACGATTTCTTAGTTCTAAATGAATCCGACGATAACCATAATTTCCCTTATGTTCGATAAAAATGGATTGAATTTCAGCTTTAAGCTCTTGGTCCTTATCTGGTTTGTCTAGCTGTTTCAAGTGATAGTAGTAGGTCGAACGAGCTAGTTTAATGGCTTTTAGAAGAATATCTAACGAAAACTCAGTCATTAATTCTTGAACAATTTCTGTCTTTCTTCTTTCTCTTTTTCCTCCTTCAATCGGAGTTCTCTCAACTTTTTTAGGATGGCATTCTCCGCTCTCAGGTACTCATTTTCTGCTTGAAGACGTTCTAATTCTGTCCTCTCTTCAGGTCTCGTTTTTAGCTTATGTCCCATTTTAGGTATTCTCCCTCTTGTTTTCTCAACAATAGTATACCCGTTTTTCTTGTATTGTGCTAGCCAATTAAGAAGTATCGTACGACTTGGGAGGCCGTATTCAAGTGAAACTCTATCTTTAGTCCAGCCTTCATGTAAGACTTTATTAATCATTTCTTGTTTTAAATCAGGAGAATAGTAACGATTTTTTCCTTTTTTGACGAACTCTATTCCGTAACGATCAATCAATTTAATCATGTACCTAATATTAGAATTGTTGATCCCAAATTTATTTGAAAGCTTCTCTAAGCTATATCCTTGTTTTCTAAGTTCATAGATCTGAACTTTATCATCATAAGTTAATTTCATAATAAAAATACCCCAAAAGTTAGATTTTTATGTCTAACTTTTGGGGTGCAGTTCAATTACAAACCAGATGTTTTTTTTTGTTTATTTTTGTTTTCTTTAAGTTGCTTAGCTGTTTAAAATATGATAAAATAATATTAGATTTGGGGGTGGTTCAATGCTGAAGCAAGAAAAATTAGATACTATTTTAGAAATTGTTAATACAAAAGGAACTATCACTGTTAAAGAGATTATGAATCGCCTTGATATTTCCGATATGACAGCTAGACGATATTTACAAGAGTTAGCGGATAAGGATTTACTGGTTCGAGTTCATGGAGGAGCTGAAAAACTTCGAACAGGTTCCTTATTAAATAATGAGCGTTCTAACGTTGAAAAACAAGGGCTACAAA is a genomic window containing:
- the nrdE gene encoding class 1b ribonucleoside-diphosphate reductase subunit alpha, yielding MGLKQLEDVTYFRLNNEINRPVNGQIMLHKDKEALEAFFKENVVPNTMVFHSITDKINFLIEHNYIETAFIKKYRPEFLEELSQFIKDQNFQFKSFMAAYKFYNQYALKTNDGEYYLESMEDRVFFNALYFADGDEAIAIDIANEIIHQRYQPATPSFLNAGRARRGELVSCFLIQVTDDMNSIGRSINSALQLSRIGGGVGISLSNLREAGAPIKGYEGAASGVVPVMKLFEDSFSYSNQLGQRQGAGVVYLNVFHPDIIAFLSTKKENADEKVRVKTLSLGVVVPDKFYELARKNEEMYLFSPYSVELEYGVPFNYIDITEKYDELVANPNIRKTKIKARDLETEISKLQQESGYPYVVNIDTANRANPVDGKIIMSNLCSEILQVQEPSLINDAQEFLKMGTDVSCNLGSTNVVNMMTSPDFGRSIRAMVRALTFVTDSSHIVAVPTIDHGNSQAHTFGLGAMGLHSYLAQQLIEYGSPESIEFTSIYFMLMNYWTLVESNNIARERGITFHNFEKSDYANGSYFDKYVTGEFVPKSDRVKELFKDIFIPTAADWAELRDKVKADGLYHQNRLAVAPNGSISYINDVSASIHPITQRIEERQEKKIGKIYYPAAGLSTETIPYYTSAYDMDMRKVIDVYAAATEHVDQGLSLTLFMRSDIPTGLYEWKKENKQTTRDLSILRNYAFNKGIKSIYYVRTFTDDGGEVGANQCESCVI
- the nrdF gene encoding class 1b ribonucleoside-diphosphate reductase subunit beta — encoded protein: MKTYYKAINWNAIEDVIDKSTWEKLTEQFWLDTRIPLSNDLDDWRKLSNKEKDLVGKVFGGLTLLDTMQSETGVQALRADIRTPHEEAVFNNIQFMESVHAKSYSSIFSTLNTKSEIEEIFEWTNTNPYLQKKAEIINEIYLNGTPLEKKVASVFLETFLFYSGFFTPLYYLGNNKLANVAEIIKLIIRDESVHGTYIGYKFQLGFNELPEDEQEKLKEWMYDLLYTLYENEEGYTESLYDEVGWTEEVKTFLRYNANKALMNLGQDPLFPDSADDVNPIVMNGISTGTSNHDFFSQVGNGYLLGEVEAMQDDDYNYGLN
- a CDS encoding IS3 family transposase (programmed frameshift), encoding MKLTYDDKVQIYELRKQGYSLEKLSNKFGINNSNIRYMIKLIDRYGIEFVKKGKNRYYSPDLKQEMINKVLHEGWTKDRVSLEYGLPSRTILLNWLAQYKKNGYTIVEKTRGRIPKMGHKLKTRPEERTELERLQAENEYLRAENAILKKFERTPIEGGKRERRKTEIVQELMTEFSLDILLKAIKLARSTYYYHLKQLDKPDKDQELKAEIQSIFIEHKGNYGYRRIHLELRNRGYLVNHKRVQRLMKVLNLQAKMRQKRKYSSHKGDVGKKADNLIQRQFEAAKPMEKCYTDVTEFAIPASSQKLYLSPVLDGFNSEIIAYNLSTSPNLEQVEAMLNQAFTEKYYENTILHSDQGWQYQHDFYHHFLKNKGIQPSMSRKGNSPDNGMMESFFGILKTEMFYGYENTFQSLEHLEQAIVDYIDYYNNKRIKVKLKGLSPVQYRTKSFA